Proteins from one Ketobacter alkanivorans genomic window:
- a CDS encoding glycosyltransferase family 2 protein — protein sequence MEESAIGLVSVVVPVYNAADHLRDTLDSIFNQTYKNLEVVAVDDGSSDDSVEILKSYGERVVVVQQANAGPAAARNLGVEKANGSWIAFLDADDLWQPDKIEKQIQGLGGCSWSYTDSIFMGGVNDGKRDSELNDKLSGEVLDALICCNFIGTSSVMIRRDVFLDIGGFDRSLRSIQDWDLWMRVAGEHPIAYLDEPMVRYRVHAASTSRSTRKTLPNHLKVIDKIFSPQGVAAHKSHLKPVTKAKSMGICSQIAEEEGDYSFALKCAIGAFLQQPSSRDHAIRALKSSVKFVLHGLGLYGRA from the coding sequence ATGGAAGAGAGTGCGATCGGTTTAGTCAGTGTAGTGGTTCCGGTGTACAACGCGGCGGATCATCTCCGGGATACCCTGGATAGTATTTTCAATCAGACCTATAAAAATCTTGAAGTCGTTGCCGTAGATGATGGCTCCTCTGACGATTCTGTAGAGATCTTGAAATCCTACGGTGAACGGGTGGTGGTGGTTCAGCAGGCGAATGCAGGCCCGGCCGCTGCGCGTAACCTTGGGGTGGAAAAGGCCAATGGCAGCTGGATCGCCTTTCTGGATGCCGATGATCTCTGGCAGCCAGACAAAATAGAGAAACAAATCCAGGGGTTGGGCGGATGTAGCTGGTCGTACACTGACTCAATCTTTATGGGCGGGGTGAACGACGGCAAGCGCGATAGCGAGTTGAATGACAAGCTTTCCGGCGAGGTGCTGGATGCGCTCATATGTTGTAATTTCATCGGCACCTCCTCTGTTATGATTCGGCGTGATGTGTTTTTGGACATCGGTGGCTTTGATCGGTCGCTGAGGTCTATTCAGGACTGGGATCTTTGGATGCGAGTGGCGGGTGAACATCCTATTGCCTATCTCGACGAACCGATGGTCCGGTATCGTGTGCATGCAGCATCCACATCAAGAAGTACTCGTAAAACGCTTCCAAATCATCTGAAGGTCATAGATAAAATATTCTCTCCACAAGGGGTTGCGGCCCATAAGAGTCACCTGAAGCCGGTGACTAAAGCCAAATCCATGGGAATATGCTCCCAGATCGCAGAAGAGGAGGGGGATTACTCTTTTGCACTCAAGTGTGCCATTGGCGCCTTTCTTCAGCAGCCATCCAGCCGCGATCATGCTATTCGTGCCCTGAAGTCATCCGTGAAGTTTGTGCTGCATGGGTTGGGACTTTATGGGCGCGCCTAG